AAGTGGCTCTGTCCTTCATTGGGCAGCTCAGGCCCCGGACCTCAGACTCAGCCTTCATCTGTCCATTTTCTTCACCCTCCATCTCCCACAATCTATCCATAAACCTTGGAGGTCAGGTATACCCTTAAAGGTATCTTGAATCTGTCCATTTTGCCCCATCTCCACCCTGCCACTGAGATGTCCTGCTTGGACCCCTGAGTGACCCCCTCACTGGCCGTACCAGCTCTTGTTCCTGTGCTCCTGCCTGGCAGTTAGTGTGCCATTTAATCATTCATGTCAGACCACGGCACGTCCCCGCGTGACCTCAGCCGAGGGCTCCCCCAGAGCCTTCCCATGGAAGCCCATCGCGTACCCATGCTTGTGTACCAGCCTCTGAGCACActggcttcctttctttcccagaaGCACAGGGGCcagtcccacctcagggcctctcTCTTGCTCTTCCCTGCCTGGAACCTCGTCCCCTGGGGCTTGGTTTGGCCAGCTGGTCCTCATCATTCAGGCCTCATCCCACATCCCCCGCCACAGAGGCTCTTCCAGGTGAGGCCAGGTGACCTAAACAGcagtcccctctccccacccctctctaTGGCCTGCTCTCCGCCATTACTGGCTATGTATTTGTTCTCTTCGTATTATCTGCCCTCCCTGGCCCCTAAATTACAAACTCCAGGGTTCACTGtgtgtccccagagcccaggccagAGCCTAACACCAAGCGGGCTCCCATTGCGTAGTTTTAGAAAGAACGAGTGACCTGCTTCTGTTCTGGCCAGGGGCTGTAACTCAGCAGCAAGCTGAGTCCTCCGAGGTTGCTTCCCGTATTCCAGGAACACTGCCCTGCAGTTCTCCTCCCAGACCTGACCCACCGTGGCTTCCCTTGTTCCCAGGGAGAAGAGAGACATTgcaggcaggagggaaggggctggggaagtTCTGTCTGGGCTGTCTGCTTTAGAAAGACCTGCTCTGAGTCTAGAGCGGAGAGGCTGGCAGGGGCTGCCTGGGCGCCTGAGGACTGACAGGGCAGGGGCGTCAGCTGGAGTTGCAGGGAGCAcggtcccaccctcccctctacCTCCTGGGCCTCTGACCTTGAGCAGTGGGTATTATGCGACCTTGACCAGGAGAACTGCAGCCACCAGCAGTCCTGTCACCAAGGAGGGCCAGCTGCTTGGCAGGAGGGCAGACCCTAAGGAAAGTCGGAGGAGCCAGTGAATGAGGGAACTAGGAGCATGTCCCTCACCCCGACTGCTTAATGGCGGGCGAGATGCTACCAGGCTGCCCCCACAAGCGCCCTGGTCTCATCAccagcccctcccgccccccggcCTTGTTCTCCTGCCCCAGCTGCACTGGCTTCCTGGCTCATTTCAATGTGACCCCTCACAGCCCCTGCCCGGCGGGGCCTGCCCACCTCCAGCCAGGCACCCACGGGGGCTTCCACCTTGCCAGCTCCCATGTGACCTTTGCCCCTGAGATGGGTCAGGGTTGGGGTGAGGGTATGTGTGTGGGAGGCTGGCAGAGGAAGACTTGAGGAAGAAAGGAGCCCTCATGTGGCCATGGAACCCGGAGGTGGACTTCACCTGGAGGGCCTGTGTTGTGGGCAAACTGCCAGCTCCTCTGGCCCTCAGCCTCCCCACCTTAAACAAGGCTGCTCACATCCACCTGCTCTCCTGTCTGCGCAGCCAAGATGCACAAAGTGCACTGTAGTACGTCAGGGGCCGTGGGAATGTCAGGGACTCGAGATGTTCCCAGGAGCCAGGGACAGGGAAAGAGAAGATGACACCTAGTGGCGGGCTGGGCACCCTGGTCAGAGCTGTGCAAGCACACATCACCTGCAGCTGCCTGGGGGCGCAGTGGGTGCAGGTGGAGGGTAGGGGTGCACCTGAGGGGGTCGTGGTCAGCGAGGTGCTGGCCTCCTGGAGCGTGGGCAGCAGGGTGCTGAGCAGCCCGTCATTGGCCTCGGGCACGATGCCCAGCAGTTTGCACATGAGCTCGTACACGTGGATGCTCTCAAAGGGCTCCACCTCCAGGCCCCTCTTGAAGCTGGGGCCCACGGCCCGGAAGATGGTCTTCATCTCCATGACGTTGTTGTCGAAGCCGTGCTCCCCGTTGTTGAACTGCACGTTCAGTCTCTGCGGGAAGGGAGGGTCCCGAGTGAGTTCTTGCTGGCCCTCCCAgcgccccccaccctccccgccaGCACCCTCTGCGCggccctgcattggcagaggACCCCTGGAAGGAGTTCAAAGTGGGGGTTGGGTGGGAAggattctgagcctcagtttctctgcattctcaGCCCCCAAAGATCAGCGGCCTAAAGAAGGAGCCTTAGTGAAGACCCGGTGACATGAATGGAGACCCCCAAGTAAATGGGGTGGCGCTTCAGCCCAAGGATGCTTGCCGGGCTCCTTTCCATTGCTGGGCGCCCCAAACATCAGCACTTCCTTTCCCAGATTTCCTCCCCTGCTCTGCGTCTTGCCTCCCGCTCAGCCTCCCCGGGATCTTTGCTCTCACCTCTTCCGTGTCACTTTTGCAGCTAATCTTCCCACACTTTACCctatacacatgtgcacacagaaacacatatatgtgtgcacacgtatgcacacacgtacacacaggTATGCAATGCACGGACACCCCCCCACTCCTGTTACACAGCGCAGGTGTGTCCCTTCGGTGGCTGACACTCCTCAAATTAGGGTCTGGCTAGAAACAGGGGGTGACTTTTACAGAACTGGAAGGAGACCCAGCAGCCCAGGGAAGCACCTGCAGCCCCAGGAACTCACCCCATGGATGACATAGCCGATGTCACTGTACATAAGCAGGGGGGTGATCCTGGGGTGGCTGGCGTAGTGGAAGGACTTGGGGAAGAGCTCCTTCTTGTAGACGTGGAGCCTGGGGTGGGCGTCCTTGAGGACCTCGTATACCTTCTCCAGCCTGCCTTCCTTGGGGAGCAGCATCCCGTTTGGTCCGTAGTCTAGGAGCTCGAACTCGATGTCCTTGAAGGTGAAGTTGGCGATCTTGTGGAACTCCACCAGGTCGCTGGCTTTCTTGTTGACGGTGCCCATGCCGTGGTCGGACACGATGATCAGGTTGAGGCTGCTCTCCAGGCTGCTGTTCCTGATGCTGTCCCGGAGGTAGCCCACGGTCCTGTCCACCTGCATTaccatctccttcctctcctgggacTCGGGGCCATACTTGTGGCCCGTGGAGTCTGGCTCCCCAAAGTAGAGGGTGACCAGGTCCAGGCCCTCTTCTGTGAACCACTTCATCACAGTGTCGATGTTGGCCCTCCATTCCCCCTCGTCCTTGTAGTTGTGTAGGACGCCTTCCTTCCGGCTCAGCGTCACGGCCTCGCCTTGGTAGGTGACATTCCCGCCCGGGTAGAAGAAGGAGCCGGTCTTCAGGCCCTGCCGGGGGAGGCGGTGTCGGTGCCACGGGCCTCCCCCCACCGTCCCCTGCCGTCATGAGCTGCTGACGCTTCTGCCCTCACCTCCTGCCCTTGCTCTACCACTCACCCATCCCTGCTCCTAACTGCAGCCACGGGACTTGGTATTTTGTGAAAGGCCTTTCATAGCTCTTAGGTTATTAAGGCTGATACTGATTTTATGGAGGAGAGAGCGGGTGCCTAGCGGACTCAGCACTAATGAGATAGTAGACATAAAAGTATCCCAGATATGCTGCATCCTCATCGACACTGTGGCCCTAGGTCACAGTGCTGCCCCAAGAGCCCTCCCCTTCCGGCCCGCAGCCCGGCTTCTGCCTGCTGTACTCTCGTCCAGCCGTGTGTCCATCGGCCCCTCCACACACCGCCCATGACCTGCCCTTCTAGCCTTCAACCTGGCCATCCGTCTGTCTTTCCGTAAACCGATTGCTGTTTTATTTACACATCCATCTGTCCTCACAACCATCTGTCCGTGCATGCCCCGTCTGCCTGGCCACTCCCTCTGGCCATTCTTCCTGGAGATGCCAAGTTCTTGGCCACGCTTTCTGCAAGTCAGCCTGGGGTCTGGTAGCTCCTTCCAGAGCGAGGGGCCTCAGATATGAGTGGATGCCTTGCCTATGAGGTGGGGGTAGCCTCTGAACTTTATTCTGGGCTCACCTTGAAAAACATTCATTTGAGTTTGTTGCCAGGAAGCCCAGAACATTGCAAGATACTGGGGTCCTGGGCTTCTCACTAGGATGACCCACCTCTTTAGAA
This region of Physeter macrocephalus isolate SW-GA chromosome 14, ASM283717v5, whole genome shotgun sequence genomic DNA includes:
- the ENPP7 gene encoding ectonucleotide pyrophosphatase/phosphodiesterase family member 7, with product MGGPAVLLAVALATLPVPASGAPIHRQGSRNKLLLVSFDGFRWNYDQDVDTPNLDAMALDGVKARYMTPAFVTMTSPCHFTLVTGKYIENHGVVHNMFYSTSSKVKLPYHATLGIERWWDNGSLPIWITAQRQGLKTGSFFYPGGNVTYQGEAVTLSRKEGVLHNYKDEGEWRANIDTVMKWFTEEGLDLVTLYFGEPDSTGHKYGPESQERKEMVMQVDRTVGYLRDSIRNSSLESSLNLIIVSDHGMGTVNKKASDLVEFHKIANFTFKDIEFELLDYGPNGMLLPKEGRLEKVYEVLKDAHPRLHVYKKELFPKSFHYASHPRITPLLMYSDIGYVIHGRLNVQFNNGEHGFDNNVMEMKTIFRAVGPSFKRGLEVEPFESIHVYELMCKLLGIVPEANDGLLSTLLPTLQEASTSLTTTPSGAPLPSTCTHCAPRQLQLAPGCLGRPGTEPVGPRRPGHTQLPLLETRPGTSARPGAEEVGEMGRGISADGTMGQASGDS